A genomic region of Fusarium oxysporum Fo47 chromosome VI, complete sequence contains the following coding sequences:
- a CDS encoding double-strand-break repair protein rad21, which translates to MFYSETLLRKSGPLASVWLSATFEHKLSKKHILRSNIADSIAVIITPSQAPMALRLSSQLLLGVVRIHRRKTRYLLDDCDHTWVRMKMAFRPSVEHDLPASRQLPERETLTLPDKVIPYDGFEPPPTLDVNWLLSQIEEVEISPIERKRRVSLRDIYLPEEFSPSPDLGSHGEVLEPMEGLDLELDFGIELGREAPAPRPFQEEMVSELEAMPPEKEGAEREPSFELGLAGIPIGGEEFEFHPADISRARITESPLSEIDEALAQEVEAEYDAIRQAELHEPEEEHVVMRRPEQRTKRQKVLVPDEEITLSSAQIREQQANRDNITKPTAFLPRDPFLATLLDMQRSGGFISSIMMEGRSSTWAPELRKMLSLDTIQASRELKRKRPIEVPEVGPEYGVSKSPRLELGDETMAGEETTLEIPTFEEITAPLSPPAEQPPISIATEHAIHILRDQFGPEDASSPGRRATASVVFQDLLPEHRTTKAEATKMFFECLVLATKNAIKVEQGPRLGDDIRVWAKEGLWR; encoded by the exons ATGTTCTATTCCGAGACTCTTCTCCGGAAAAGCGGGCCTCTTGCCAGCGTCTGGCTTTCGGCTACCTTCGAGCACAAGCTCTCTAAGAAACATATTCTGCGATCGAATATCGCTGATAGTATAGCGGTCATTATCACACCCAGCCAGGCGCCTATGGCCCTGCGACTAAGCAGTCAGTTACtacttggtgttgttcgAATTCATCGGCGCAAAACGCGCTACTTGCTCGATGATTGTGATCATACTTGGGtaaggatgaagatg GCCTTCCGACCAAGCGTTGAGCATGATCTTCCTGCCAGCCGACAACTTCCTGAACGCGAAACACTCACACTTCCCGATAAGGTGATACCTTACGACGGTTTCGAGCCACCCCCTACTCTGGATGTGAACTGGCTTCTGTCCCAGATAGAGGAGGTAGAAATAAGCCCAATCGAACGCAAGCGTCGCGTCAGCTTACGTGACATATACTTACCAGAAGAATTTAGTCCTAGTCCTGACCTTGGCTCGCATGGGGAAGTGTTAGAGCCCATGGaaggccttgatcttgaactaGATTTTGGTATTGAGCTTGGCCGAGAAGCGCCAGCTCCTCGCCCATTTCAGGAGGAAATGGTTAGCGAGCTAGAAGCCATGCCGCCCGAGAAAGAGGGCGCTGAGCGCGAACCGTCTTTCGAACTAGGGTTAGCCGGGATTCCGATAGGTGGTGAGGAATTCGAGTTCCACCCGGCCGACATCAGTCGCGCTCGAATCACCGAATCCCCTCTCTCTGAGATCGACGAAGCACTTGCTCAGGAGGTCGAGGCCGAGTATGACGCGATCCGCCAAGCTGAACTCCACGAGCCTGAAGAAGAACACGTTGTTATGCGGCGGCCTGAGCAACGCACCAAGAGACAGAAAGTTTTGGTCCCCGATGAGGAGATTACTCTATCCAGTGCCCAAATTCGGGAGCAGCAAGCTAACCGTGACAATATTACTAAACCTACGGCATTCCTCCCTCGGGACCCTTTCTTGGCCACTTTGTTAGATATGCAAAGAAGCGGTGGTTTCATTTCCTCTATTATGATGGAAGGACGAAGCTCCACGTGGGCACCCGAACTACGAAAGATGCTCTCTCTAGATACTATCCAAGCGTCGAGAGAGCTAAAGCGGAAGCGCCCCATTGAAGTCCCCGAAGTTGGGCCCGAATACGGCGTTTCAAAGTCACCACGTCTAGAACTTGGCGACGAGACCATGGCCGGTGAAGAAACAACTTTGGAAATCCCCACCTTCGAGGAGATCACTGCCCCTCTGTCTCCCCCTGCCGAACAACCCCCTATCTCGATAGCTACCGAACACGCCATCCACATTCTGCGAGACCAATTCGGCCCTGAAGATGCGAGCAGTCCCGGCAGGAGAGCGACCGCGTCTGTCGTCTTCCAAGACCTGCTCCCCGAGCATCGGACCACCAAGGCCGAGGCTACTAAAATGTTCTTTGAGTGCCTGGTGCTTGCCACTAAGAATGCGATCAAGGTTGAGCAGGGCCCAAGGCTGGGAGATGATATCCGGGTGTGGGCGAAGGAAGGTCTTTGGAGATGA
- a CDS encoding endoribonuclease L-PSP — MSFQLFNYPGQGVAFSDFGYYSQAVEVGDIVKLFGQGGWNETGEIPCVFEQELKTTYDNILRALQSANSELSFDDACSVRSLHTDLRSSFEPLVQVSKRHFPNHRPTWMAVEVSKLALDTVHIEVEIEAVLPEKNGPRTGLN; from the coding sequence ATGTCTTTCCAACTCTTCAACTACCCTGGCCAAGGCGTGGCCTTCTCTGACTTCGGTTACTACTCACAAGCTGTTGAAGTCGGCGACATTGTCAAGCTATTTGGCCAAGGTGGTTGGAACGAGACCGGCGAGATTCCTTGCGTCTTCGAGCAAGAGCTTAAGACCACCTACGACAACATCTTAAGAGCACTACAATCAGCCAACTCTGAGCTCTCATTTGACGACGCCTGCTCGGTGCGATCGCTTCACACCGACCTGCGATCCAGCTTTGAGCCACTGGTGCAGGTTTCAAAGCGCCATTTCCCGAATCATCGGCCTACGTGGATGGCCGTCGAGGTTTCGAAGCTGGCATTAGACACTGTGCAtattgaggttgagattgaggcaGTATTGCCTGAGAAGAATGGGCCTAGAACAGGGTTAAACTAG
- a CDS encoding amidohydrolase, whose protein sequence is MASLKDPISNALTTAQKVAIKNVRVFHGEQLTAPTSVVIDGGVIVSDATGAQEIDGANGVLIPGLIDSHVHLEGERHLQRMADWGVTTALGMGEWWTEKLHALRNREGLTDIRSACIPATTPGSLHSKLLPIPPETLVSGPGDASSFVRDRLAEGADYIKVIADLPGPDQPMLDALVSAAHEQGKLVITHAATYIPFTMALEARSDVITHVPRDKALGDESVARMMTDKTVSVPTLTMMETICKPLGWSAIVRLLFQPSLLWTVIKGRRWFIGTESYGHCKESVMRLYSAGVPVLVGTDSNEEEDSPFQIRHGEALHHELELLVEAGMSTVDALRAATSLPAKSFGLSDRGVIEPGKRADLVLLRDDPIKDIRATRSIQRVWCGGIEHNRN, encoded by the coding sequence ATGGCGTCTCTAAAAGATCCTATATCTAATGCTTTAACGACGGCTCAGAAAGTAGCCATCAAGAATGTTCGAGTTTTCCATGGCGAGCAACTCACCGCGCCCACGTCAGTCGTGATTGATGGTGGAGTCATCGTGTCAGATGCTACTGGAGCACAGGAGATTGACGGTGCCAATGGCGTTCTCATTCCGGGACTGATCGATTCGCACGTCCACCTGGAAGGCGAACGACATCTGCAACGAATGGCCGACTGGGGTGTAACCACAGCCTTGGGGATGGGAGAGTGGTGGACAGAGAAGTTACACGCACTACGTAACCGTGAAGGCCTTACCGACATCCGAAGCGCATGTATTCCCGCGACAACGCCCGGAAGTCTTCACAGCAAGCTACTCCCGATTCCTCCAGAAACCCTCGTTTCCGGACCAGGAGATGCTTCGAGCTTTGTGAGAGACCGGCTAGCCGAGGGGGCAGACTACATCAAAGTTATTGCCGACCTTCCAGGGCCGGATCAGCCAATGCTGGATGCCCTGGTCTCTGCAGCTCATGAACAAGGGAAGCTCGTGATTACCCATGCAGCGACATATATTCCCTTCACAATGGCGCTTGAGGCAAGGTCAGACGTCATCACGCATGTCCCGCGGGATAAGGCACTTGGCGATGAGTCTGTGGCACGCATGATGACTGACAAGACGGTATCCGTCCCTACCCTAACCATGATGGAAACTATATGCAAGCCTCTAGGATGGAGCGCCATAGTGCGACTGTTGTTTCAACCCTCACTCCTGTGGACCGTCATCAAGGGCAGGAGATGGTTTATCGGGACTGAATCGTACGGGCATTGCAAAGAGTCAGTTATGCGTCTATACAGTGCTGGTGTGCCTGTGTTGGTGGGGACAGATTCAaacgaggaggaagactCACCGTTTCAGATCCGCCACGGAGAGGCTTTACACCATGAATTGGAGCTCCTGGTTGAGGCCGGCATGTCGACGGTTGACGCCTTGCGGGCGGCAACGTCTCTACCCGCGAAGAGCTTTGGACTTAGTGATCGTGGGGTGATTGAGCCAGGGAAACGAGCCGATTTGGTGCTCCTCCGTGATGACCCCATCAAAGACATTCGAGCAACGCGTTCAATCCAGCGAGTTTGGTGTGGGGGAATTGAACATAACAGAAACTAA
- a CDS encoding PLC-like phosphodiesterase — protein MGEGGTLALVNGTPYKWIRTNQSSYQMNSWNLPELLDPGTVTSNYVEFKQGLFVERSDTRGITAYTLQGTDCSFRIHVSDAPSRIWVELVSLEAVNNPRGSSIKLGWRHDGIVSFVLSGKQGSFHTTNPPVGWMHQNLATLGPRPLSQICMLGSHDSGMSFVSHSDIPNGLIDDYVLCQATPVHGQLAYGARYFDIRPQISGGGFWTGHYTGKIGARGESLASIISGVNSFLSQYPELVILNFSHTLQTDVGGDWRTFNDNEWRRLLGELLKLENRYVVQDEKKAQDLSLIPLQDFIGNGRGAVVCVVENEGLDMRDFKNKGFYKPSQLNVYNQYSNTDDAVVMVSDQINKMKGHMPTKDKQLFLLSWTLTQQAPSWNGNLVDFATKVVAFLKPIRVLAYTCNKELVTRLLPVVNNTSFPNVVYIDYVDNSDYTALVVAVNDKVFNN, from the exons ATGGGTGAAGGCGGAACACTTGCGCTCGTCAACGGCACACCATACAAATGGATCCGAACAAATCAGAGCAGCTATCAGATGAACTCTTGGAACCTCCCTGAATTGCTCGACCCAG GCACTGTAACAAGCAATTACGTTGAGTTCAAGCAAGGCCTGTTCGTAGAGCGCTCAGACACCAGAGGTATCACTGCATATACCTTACAAGGAACAGACTGCTCATTTCGCATCCATGTCTCCGATGCTCCATCCCGAATCTGGGTGGAGCTTGTATCGTTAGAAGCAGTTAACAACCCAAGGGGTTCATCGATAAAGCTAGGGTGGCGACATGATGGCATTGTAAGCTTCGTACTTTCGGGAAAGCAAGGCAGCTTCCACACGACCAATCCTCCTGTCGGTTGGATGCACCAAAACCTTGCCACTTTAGGACCTCGACCGCTGTCACAAATTTGCATGCTTGGCAGCCATGACTCGGGCATGTCTTTTGTATCCCACAGTGACATACCAAACGGGCTGATCGACGACTACGTGCTTTGCCAGGCCACTCCGGTTCACGGACAGCTTGCGTACGGCGCTCGTTACTTCGATATTCGTCCTCAAATCTCTGGCGGTGGTTTCTGGACGGGTCACTACACGGGCAAGATTGGAGCCCGCGGAGAGTCACTGGCCAGCATCATCTCTGGTGTTAATTCGTTTCTGTCGCAATACCCAGAGCTGGTAATTCTCAATTTCTCACACACCCTCCAGACCGATGTCGGAGGTGATTGGAGGACATTCAACGATAATGAGTGGCGCAGACTTCTGGGCGAGTTGCTGAAACTTGAGAACCGATATGTGGTAcaagacgagaagaaggcgcAAGACCTAAGCCTTATTCCACTTCAGGATTTTATCGGCAACGGGCGTGGAGCGGTCGTCTGTGTCGTGGAAAATGAAGGTCTTGATATGAGAGACTTTAAGAACAAGGGGTTCTACAAACCTTCACAGCTCAACGTTTACAATCAATACTCTAACACGGACGACGCAGTAGTCATGGTCAGCGATCAGATCAACAAAATGAAAGGACACATGCCTACTAAAGACAAACAACTCTTTCTGTTGTCCTGGACGCTGACACAGCAAGCCCCATCCTGGAACGGCAACCTTGTGGACTTTGCTACCAAGGTGGTCGCATTCCTCAAACCAATTCGAGTATTGGCATATACCTGCAACAAAGAACTGGTGACGCGTCTACTCCCCGTGGTTAACAATACTTCGTTTCCTAATGTTGTCTACATCGATTATGTCGATAACTCAGACTATACCGCTCTTGTGGTGGCGGTTAACGATAAAGTATTTAACAATTGA